A genome region from Phaeobacter sp. A36a-5a includes the following:
- a CDS encoding Maf family protein, which yields MAFILGSGSPRRLELLAQLGITPDAVCPPDIDETPKKGELPRLYCARIARQKAEAIVANPEDVVLCADTTVALGRRIMGKPSDAGEAAEFLLALSGRRHQVITSVAVRRGDRIWARDVVSAVKMKRLSDEDLNAYLATGDWQGKAGAYAIQGPAGALIPWINGSFTGIVGLPLAETAALLRGAGWTQSKETAA from the coding sequence ATGGCATTCATTCTGGGATCAGGCAGCCCGCGTCGATTGGAACTGCTGGCTCAGCTGGGAATCACCCCGGATGCGGTCTGCCCACCCGATATTGATGAGACTCCCAAGAAGGGAGAATTGCCGCGTCTTTATTGCGCGCGTATTGCCCGGCAGAAAGCCGAGGCGATCGTTGCCAATCCAGAGGATGTGGTTCTCTGTGCGGACACCACAGTAGCGTTGGGGCGCAGGATCATGGGAAAACCGTCCGACGCCGGGGAAGCTGCGGAATTTCTCCTGGCGCTTTCTGGACGTCGTCATCAGGTGATTACCTCGGTTGCGGTGCGCCGCGGCGATCGCATTTGGGCGCGTGATGTTGTCAGTGCCGTGAAGATGAAACGCCTCTCGGATGAGGATCTGAATGCCTATCTTGCGACCGGTGATTGGCAGGGCAAGGCGGGCGCCTATGCAATTCAAGGCCCAGCAGGAGCGTTGATCCCTTGGATCAACGGATCCTTCACTGGAATCGTCGGTCTGCCATTGGCCGAAACCGCCGCCCTGTTGCGCGGCGCAGGCTGGACACAGAGTAAGGAGACA
- the infA gene encoding translation initiation factor IF-1, which produces MAKEDTLEFPGVVKELLPNATFRVELENGHEIIAHTAGKMRKNRIRVLAGDKVQVEMTPYDLTKGRINYRFK; this is translated from the coding sequence ATGGCCAAGGAAGATACGCTCGAATTTCCCGGTGTCGTGAAGGAACTCCTGCCCAATGCGACGTTTCGGGTCGAGCTGGAGAACGGCCATGAGATCATCGCACATACGGCAGGCAAGATGCGCAAGAACCGCATCCGTGTTCTGGCTGGCGACAAGGTACAGGTTGAAATGACCCCATACGACCTGACCAAGGGACGGATCAACTACCGCTTCAAGTAA